The following nucleotide sequence is from Thermogemmata fonticola.
TTGACGGAGTGAGGGGAATTTGTACGCCTAGGGTAGTGCGGGGGCTGTAGGGAGAGAACAGGAGCGTGGGAGTGATGGAAGATGCCGAGCGGTGTGTCCTGGGCTGGTGGGTGCCGGAGGGTGGAGGGGGATGTGTGTGGTCAGCGGCGGGCGTGCGGGCGGTGATTGGGGATGTGAGCCGGGAAGTGGTGGTGGTGCGGGATGAGGCAGGCCGTTGGGGTGTAGCGCGGGGCGGCCGGGTGGTTCTGGGGTCCAGAAAGGCAAGTCCTGACGGCTATGGGGTGATGGGAGTGCTGGGCCGATTGGAGCCGTCCTGTTTGGGAAGCGCGGCCTTCCGGCAAGCCCATGGGGTGCGTTACGCCTACATGACAGGGGCGATGGCCAATGGGATCGCCTCAGTGGAACTGGTTTGTGCGGCGAGCGCAGGCGGGTTTCTCGGCAGTTTTGGGGCCGCGGGTTTGCCGGTGTCACGAGTGGCCGAGGCCGTGGATCGCTTGCAAGCGCAACTGGGGAGCCGGCCCTTTTGCGTAAACCTAATCCACAGCCCGCAGGAGCCGGAGTGGGAATGGGGCGTGGCCGAGGTGCTGGTGCGTCAGGGGGTGCGGTGTGTGGAAGCGAGCGCGTACATGGAGTTGACCCCGGCACTGGTGTGGTATGCGGCCTATGGCGGGGGAAAGCATCGGATCATTGCCAAGGTCTCGCGGGAGGAGGTGGCCCGCCGCTTCCTCAGTCCCCCGCCGCCCCACATGCTAGCAGAGTTGGTTCGGAGCGGCCGGCTGCAAGAAGGGGAAGCCGCGGTCGCCGCCCGGCGTCCCTTGGCCGAAGATGTCACGGTGGAAGCGGATTCCGGCGGCCATACGGACAATCGGCCCGCGGTGGTGCTGCTGCCCTTGATGCGGGCATTGGCGCAGCAAGTGCGGCGGGAACATGGATATGAGGCACGCGTGCGGGTGGGGTTGGGGGGAGGGATAGCCACGCCGGAGGCCGTGGCGGCGGCCTGGGCGATGGGCGCCGATTACGTCGTGACGGGGAGCATCAATCAAGCCTGTGTGGAATCGGGCACGTCCGAGGCCGTGCGGGCCATGCTGGCGCAGGCTGCCATCGCGGATGTGGGAATGGCTCCGGCGG
It contains:
- a CDS encoding PfaD family polyunsaturated fatty acid/polyketide biosynthesis protein, giving the protein MEDAERCVLGWWVPEGGGGCVWSAAGVRAVIGDVSREVVVVRDEAGRWGVARGGRVVLGSRKASPDGYGVMGVLGRLEPSCLGSAAFRQAHGVRYAYMTGAMANGIASVELVCAASAGGFLGSFGAAGLPVSRVAEAVDRLQAQLGSRPFCVNLIHSPQEPEWEWGVAEVLVRQGVRCVEASAYMELTPALVWYAAYGGGKHRIIAKVSREEVARRFLSPPPPHMLAELVRSGRLQEGEAAVAARRPLAEDVTVEADSGGHTDNRPAVVLLPLMRALAQQVRREHGYEARVRVGLGGGIATPEAVAAAWAMGADYVVTGSINQACVESGTSEAVRAMLAQAAIADVGMAPAADMFEMGVKVQVLKRGTMFAMRAQRLYDLYRAYGSWEELPASEREWVERVCFRQSFAEVWHQVQEYWQQRDASQLERAQRDGKHRLALAFRWYLGLSSRWANRGEPGRELDYQVWCGPAMGGFNAWVRGSPLEAVRERQVVAVGWNLLYGSCIALRRMQLQQMGVNWSDDYYPRGPWRREELQRWFAPAV